CTACCAGACAACAGGGGAATGTAACTATAATAGATATTAAATTTGACATTATTGCCTCGACATTCTATTTAGTAACATGTCAGGAGCAAATTCTATCACTTAAAAGAGATATTCACGATAGGTTCTTATCTTCTTACAGTATGTTGGATAAACTTGTTGAAACACCGATTGTCAGCATTTATCTAAATTTCTTACAGCAAATATTTTTATATTGTGCAAAGAGGCAAAAAGAGGTTCTTGTTCAGAAGTGGTATTGGCCAGAAGGAAGAATATCAGCCGTTTGTTTAACGCATGATGTGGACGATATTCAGAAATGGAAACTATGGGAAAAAGGAATAAGAGAGATAATCGTCGGGACTCTAAAATGTAAATATCAATGGATTCAAAATGGAATATTAGAGATTTATAATTGCTTGCGATATGAAGACCCTTACTGGAATTTTGAGAAAATAGTCCGATTAGAAAAACAATACGGCTATCTCTCTTCCTTTTATCTATTAGCAGATAATAGTACATATAAAATCAGAAATAAAAAGCTAAAAAATATTGTTAAAGAAATTAGTCAACAAGGATTTGAGATTGGATTACACGCAAGTTATGATTCTTATAATAGGCACAATCAAATCTTATGTGAAAAGAAACGAGTTGAGGAAGTATCAGGTCATCCCATCAACGGCATTAGAGGTCATTATCTAAGATTTAATCCTGAGGTTACATGGCAAGTTTATACAGAGGCAGGTTTTGAATATGATACTACGGTTGGCTATGCTGACTATGAAGGATTCCGAACAGGATGCAGTTTCCCTTTGTATCTTTATCATATTAAAGAGAATAAAAAATTGCCATTAATCGAGTTACCACTGATAATTATGGATACGACATTATTTACTTATCAGAAATACTCCACAGATGAAGCATTAACCAATAGCAAAAGGTTATTGGAAATGGCTAAAAAGTATAATGGATTAGGTATAATTCTCTGGCATCAACAGGGATTTAATGAAAAAGAAAATCCAGGCCGGGAAAGAATATATGAAGAGATATTAAAATGGTTATCTGAGAATAAAATTTATGTGAGATTATGTCAGGATATTATTCAGTGGTGGAAAAGGCGTGAATCGGTTAGAATAGTAAAAGAAGACAAATTTGAGTATAGATGTATTTCTGAC
The sequence above is drawn from the bacterium genome and encodes:
- a CDS encoding polysaccharide deacetylase family protein produces the protein MIGIYKNWNSAIDNEITYVFEILLNAIGISYVVSSNHKELIKINPLLIINYGDSLPNCLETTGIIVNIPCSQEFISLRALFKSNLDKDKTESYWQEIATLENKFLSEILKKITYLDAENLCFDNDILSTRQQGNVTIIDIKFDIIASTFYLVTCQEQILSLKRDIHDRFLSSYSMLDKLVETPIVSIYLNFLQQIFLYCAKRQKEVLVQKWYWPEGRISAVCLTHDVDDIQKWKLWEKGIREIIVGTLKCKYQWIQNGILEIYNCLRYEDPYWNFEKIVRLEKQYGYLSSFYLLADNSTYKIRNKKLKNIVKEISQQGFEIGLHASYDSYNRHNQILCEKKRVEEVSGHPINGIRGHYLRFNPEVTWQVYTEAGFEYDTTVGYADYEGFRTGCSFPLYLYHIKENKKLPLIELPLIIMDTTLFTYQKYSTDEALTNSKRLLEMAKKYNGLGIILWHQQGFNEKENPGRERIYEEILKWLSENKIYVRLCQDIIQWWKRRESVRIVKEDKFEYRCISDILIERDFSFKLSNINLKNLAIEGVKCNLRPLSETECMLITKEATKEFLIKVPKGDSN